The genomic interval TGAAAGTATACATCTGAAAGGTCATCTGGGATTCATTGCCAGTTTTTTTGCCAGGAATGCCACTAATGCAGCTTTGAACATGGTAGGAAAATCACCCGAAAAAGTATTTAAACTGGTTGTGAATGAAGATTATGATGAAACAACTGTACATTATAATTTTGGTTCAATGTAAAAAAAACCAATAGCAACACAAGCAAAAACCGTTCTGAATTTTTCAGGGCGGTTTTTTTGTAAGCAGTTCAGCAGTTCATAATAATTCTCACAGAGAAATTCTTACATTTCCTAATTGTCTCCCTTCGTAAGGGAGAATTTAAGAGTTTTTTTTTTCTGCAGCCAAGTTTGATGCTTCTTTCACTTTCACTTTGATCTTTGATCTTTAGTCTTTAATTCTTGATCTTAAATAAAAAAAACCACCCGCTCCCGGCTGGGAAAGGAAATTTCCACTTCCTAGGACAGGTGCCGAGCAACGGGTGGCTTTTGCATATAAAATGCTTTATAAGCCAAATAGTTACAAATGATATTGATCTGAAAATCTTTTTGGTCTAAACTTTCATGTTATCATATCTCAGAAATAGCTGATTTGAAGTTAAGTTTTTTTATAAAAGCCAATTTTTTCTTGTCTAATTTTGTTCTTTCAAGAAATCTTATCTTCAGAAACTGAGGTGATAGTAATGAATAAAAAAGAAAGAAAAGAACTTTTAGATTTAGCCAGAGAAAGTATAAAATATTATCTGGAAAATCGGCAACTACTCCAAATTGACCAACCCGATAATCCAGAATTCATAAAAGAAAGAGCTGTTTTCGTAACCTTGCATTCTCGTGGAAACCTTCGCGGTTGTATTGGTCACATGCAGGCTCGCATGCCACTTTACAAAGCAGTGATCGAAATGGCTGTGGGAGCTGCTTTTCAAGATCCCCGATTTCCACAGATCCGAGATGAGGAAGAACTCGAAGATATAAACATCGAGATCTCAGTTTTATCGCCCATGGAAAGAATTTACGATTACAAAAAGATAAGACTGGGAATAGATGGAGTGTGGATAAAAAAAGGATTCCACAGTGGAGTTTTTCTGCCGCAGGTTGCCACGGAAACTGGCTGGGATCTGGAAACTTTTTTAGGAAATCTCTGCGCTCATAAAGCAGGTCTTCCCTATACCGCTTACAAAAATCCTGACACGGAAATTTATATTTATCAGGTTGAGAAGTTTGAGGAAAGCAGTGAGAAATGAGACTTTGTGACTTGGTGATTTGGTGATTGGGGGATTTGGTGATTTGGAGGTTATGATATATGAATAAAAAAAGTAGAACAATAACAGGTTCAATAATAATCATTTTCTTACTTATTCCTCTGATAGCAATGCAATTTACAAATGAAGTTGATTGGTCTCTTACAGATTTTGTCATCGCTGCTGTGTTATTTTTGATAACCGGTTTTGTTTTCTATCTTATTTTGAAGAAGGCAGAAAGCAAAAGACAAAAGATTATTTTTTCGTTAGTTTTATTGGTGATTTTCCTGCTAATTTGGGCAGAATTGGCTGTGGGGATATTTTGAGAAGCGTAGCATTATTAGAAATGAGGAAATGATTTATTATGAATAACGACCAAATCCAACTAACCGACCCGGAAATTTATCCAGATGAAAAAATTCTAGAAAATGTTTTGGGAAATTCTTACGCTATTTTCACCAAACTTTTAAAGCTTTACAAAGAAAATGACATGATGCACGAATGGCGATATTACAATGACGGAAAAGCCTGGCTCTGTAAAGTTCAGAAAAAGAAAAGGACAATTGTGTGGATGAGTGCCTGGCCCGGATATATGAATGCAGCTATTTACATTCCCAAAAGATTGATCGATAATGTTTATGCTTTGGATATTGCTGATGAAATAAAACAGAAAATTGAATCTACCAAGGATGTAGGAAAATCGAAGCCCTGTATTTTTGAGATTCGAGATGAATCTATACTTGAAGACTTCGAAAAAGTAATGCAGTTGAAGATAAAGAGTAAATAAACTTTCTAATCCTTGTACACTGTAGAAGGTAGTTTAGCACAACGAAGATGGAAATTGTAAGTCATATTTACAAGAGACTATGAATTTATTCCAGAGAATTTTTTTTACTCATTAGAAAATAAATTTCTTTGATAAATTTAAATGATATCTTATTTAAATGATTGATTTAATAAGTAAGGAGTAAGCGATTGTT from Candidatus Cloacimonadota bacterium carries:
- a CDS encoding DUF3788 domain-containing protein — its product is MNNDQIQLTDPEIYPDEKILENVLGNSYAIFTKLLKLYKENDMMHEWRYYNDGKAWLCKVQKKKRTIVWMSAWPGYMNAAIYIPKRLIDNVYALDIADEIKQKIESTKDVGKSKPCIFEIRDESILEDFEKVMQLKIKSK
- the amrA gene encoding AmmeMemoRadiSam system protein A — translated: MNKKERKELLDLARESIKYYLENRQLLQIDQPDNPEFIKERAVFVTLHSRGNLRGCIGHMQARMPLYKAVIEMAVGAAFQDPRFPQIRDEEELEDINIEISVLSPMERIYDYKKIRLGIDGVWIKKGFHSGVFLPQVATETGWDLETFLGNLCAHKAGLPYTAYKNPDTEIYIYQVEKFEESSEK